In Crinalium epipsammum PCC 9333, the following are encoded in one genomic region:
- a CDS encoding photosystem I assembly protein Ycf3, whose amino-acid sequence MPRSQRNDNFIDKSFTVMADIILKLLPANKQAKEAFVYYRDGMSAQADGEYAEALDNYQEALKLEEDAYDRSYILYNMGLIHASNGEHERALEYYFQAIELNPRLPQALNNIAVIYHYQGDREKDANNFEASEALFEKAAEFWKQAIQIAPNNYIEAQNWLKITGRSKMDIYF is encoded by the coding sequence ATGCCAAGAAGTCAACGCAACGATAATTTCATCGACAAAAGCTTTACAGTAATGGCAGACATCATTCTCAAGCTGCTGCCAGCCAATAAGCAAGCCAAAGAAGCCTTTGTTTACTACCGTGACGGTATGTCAGCACAGGCAGATGGAGAATATGCCGAAGCACTAGATAATTACCAAGAAGCTTTGAAGCTAGAGGAAGATGCTTACGATCGCAGTTACATCCTCTACAATATGGGGCTAATCCATGCCAGCAATGGTGAACATGAAAGAGCCTTAGAATACTACTTCCAAGCGATTGAGCTTAACCCCCGTTTACCCCAAGCCTTGAATAATATTGCTGTAATTTACCACTATCAAGGCGATCGCGAGAAAGATGCCAACAACTTTGAAGCTAGTGAAGCTTTATTTGAGAAAGCTGCTGAATTTTGGAAGCAAGCTATTCAAATTGCCCCCAATAATTACATTGAGGCACAAAACTGGCTCAAAATTACAGGTCGTTCCAAAATGGATATTTACTTTTAG
- the aroA gene encoding 3-phosphoshikimate 1-carboxyvinyltransferase: MSESNVVTLKSTEEQQDLIIQSPASGLCLQGSLRVPGDKSISHRALMLGAIAQGETIIKGLLLGEDPRSTAACFRALGAEISELNTEEVRVRGIGLGQLQEPVDVLNAGNSGTTMRLMLGLLASHPGLFFTVTGDSSLRSRPMSRVVKPLQQMGAQIWGRQGNSLAPLAIQGTLLKPIHYHSPIASAQVKSCILLAGLMTEGQTTVTEPALSRDHSERMLKAFGAQLSIDPETNSVTITGQAHLQGQNVIVPGDISSAAFWLVAGAIVPGSELCIENVGVNPTRTGILEALSMMGADIELENQREVAGEPVADLRVRYGKLKACEIAGNLIPRLIDEIPILAVAAVFAQGTTVIKDAAELRVKESDRIAVMASELNRMGAKVTELPDGLEITGGTPLKGAEVNSHTDHRIAMSLAIAALNATGTTTIHGAEAAAISYPDFFESLIKIIK; the protein is encoded by the coding sequence ATGTCAGAGTCAAACGTTGTTACCCTTAAAAGCACTGAAGAGCAACAAGATTTAATTATTCAAAGTCCTGCATCAGGTTTATGTTTACAAGGAAGTTTGCGAGTTCCTGGAGATAAATCAATCTCTCATCGTGCATTGATGTTGGGAGCGATCGCACAAGGAGAAACAATCATTAAGGGGTTACTTCTGGGAGAAGATCCTCGTAGCACTGCTGCTTGTTTTCGCGCTTTAGGTGCAGAAATTTCGGAATTAAATACAGAAGAAGTAAGGGTGCGGGGTATTGGTTTAGGTCAGTTGCAAGAACCCGTTGATGTGTTAAACGCTGGTAACTCTGGTACTACAATGCGGCTGATGCTGGGATTGTTAGCTTCTCATCCAGGGCTGTTTTTTACGGTAACGGGTGATAGTTCACTGCGATCGCGTCCTATGTCTCGCGTTGTTAAACCTTTGCAACAAATGGGGGCGCAAATTTGGGGTCGTCAGGGAAATTCCTTAGCACCTCTAGCTATACAAGGAACTCTGCTTAAACCGATTCATTATCATTCCCCGATTGCTTCAGCGCAAGTTAAGTCTTGTATTTTACTAGCTGGTTTAATGACAGAAGGGCAAACAACTGTGACAGAACCAGCCCTTTCCCGCGATCATAGTGAAAGAATGCTTAAGGCGTTTGGCGCACAATTGAGTATTGATCCAGAAACTAATAGCGTTACCATCACAGGGCAAGCACATCTGCAAGGACAAAATGTGATTGTTCCTGGTGATATTAGTTCTGCTGCATTCTGGTTAGTTGCTGGGGCAATTGTACCTGGATCTGAACTATGTATTGAAAATGTTGGTGTTAATCCTACCCGTACAGGCATTTTAGAGGCGCTGTCGATGATGGGTGCGGATATTGAACTAGAAAATCAACGAGAGGTTGCTGGGGAACCTGTGGCTGATTTGCGGGTACGGTACGGAAAACTCAAAGCTTGTGAAATTGCGGGTAATTTAATTCCAAGATTAATTGATGAAATTCCGATTTTGGCAGTGGCGGCTGTGTTTGCCCAAGGAACTACAGTAATTAAGGATGCTGCTGAATTAAGGGTAAAAGAGAGCGATCGCATCGCTGTTATGGCATCGGAATTAAACCGCATGGGAGCAAAAGTGACAGAATTACCAGATGGACTAGAGATTACTGGCGGAACTCCTTTAAAAGGCGCGGAAGTCAATAGCCATACGGATCATAGGATTGCGATGAGTTTAGCGATCGCGGCTCTTAATGCTACTGGAACTACAACTATTCATGGTGCAGAAGCCGCAGCTATTTCTTATCCTGATTTCTTTGAATCTCTCATCAAGATTATTAAGTAA
- a CDS encoding dynamin family protein has product MNIDLKGYRERAGLSKAQVARRLGIYVKDVSRYEKAPETVPMGLLVKWLQIFNLDIGTAMSPPAPTLKAIDPGFPYTELYGRLNLLSQYIDASPPVDTLDLPTKPAYPQDFKKQLKLYKQKPNLVLTGGFDAGKSHLANDLLGSKNLPVGYQPATRVITFIRHVDDRPEWFKKDVLIFKEDFWLKDEKGKQIIDLLLLDDKERCEQYCLQAGSFNILQEYGVHGSNEDIAAHAAVVYMDSLLLQACNLIDLPGYSDEPDEVSKDVEKANSAAQIADVLLYASPAKGHINGQDMIRLGSLLRSLPTPENECNNFPTLGNLFIVATHADPSISDHQLIEILDKATKRLYKNLSETVLQRRREQTNRAINEADLRKRFFTFWSERPDRCQSLFNELITQILGEFLPQARICRVDREIKAIKEDNTKKYESQIEAYKKTVCDIDLQRTQLQPLEENESFRKQETQQKRNKVNQYIHEFKKDTSNSFHKYSEKLLNVDAVEQIIRNKYTDKKEAKEYLAGYLVEKLQNETENIIKTNSEKLKPEIEAFLDSYQEALLKLPNLDISIEIPFDAKGAFLSGLAGLGSFGALATWAAALGNLGGYILVAKFVSLLSALGISFGFSSGTAGIMALVSLFQCGVFLENLGRSV; this is encoded by the coding sequence ATGAATATTGATTTAAAAGGATATCGTGAGAGGGCAGGTCTGAGTAAAGCACAAGTTGCTAGAAGACTGGGCATCTACGTCAAAGATGTTTCTCGTTATGAAAAGGCTCCTGAAACAGTTCCAATGGGGCTTTTAGTAAAATGGTTGCAAATATTTAATCTTGACATTGGTACTGCCATGTCACCACCAGCACCAACATTAAAAGCAATTGACCCCGGCTTTCCATACACTGAACTGTATGGCAGACTAAATTTGTTAAGTCAGTATATTGATGCCTCTCCTCCTGTAGATACATTAGACCTGCCAACAAAGCCAGCTTACCCTCAAGACTTCAAAAAGCAACTCAAGCTCTATAAACAAAAGCCAAACTTGGTACTTACTGGAGGCTTTGACGCTGGCAAATCACATCTGGCGAATGATCTTTTAGGTAGCAAAAACTTGCCCGTCGGCTATCAGCCAGCCACACGAGTCATTACATTTATTCGCCACGTCGATGATCGTCCTGAATGGTTCAAAAAAGATGTATTGATTTTTAAAGAGGACTTTTGGCTAAAAGATGAGAAAGGTAAGCAAATAATTGACTTACTACTCCTAGATGACAAGGAACGTTGTGAGCAATATTGTTTACAAGCAGGAAGCTTCAATATTTTGCAAGAATATGGGGTACATGGCAGCAATGAGGATATAGCAGCCCATGCTGCCGTAGTCTATATGGACTCTCTTCTGCTACAAGCCTGCAACCTGATAGACCTCCCAGGTTACTCAGATGAACCCGATGAAGTGTCAAAGGATGTGGAGAAGGCTAATAGCGCAGCACAGATAGCCGATGTATTGCTGTATGCTTCGCCAGCTAAGGGTCACATTAATGGTCAAGACATGATCCGCCTCGGCAGCTTACTGCGTTCACTTCCTACCCCAGAAAATGAGTGCAATAATTTTCCAACACTGGGTAATCTTTTTATTGTGGCAACCCATGCTGACCCTAGTATCTCTGACCATCAGTTAATAGAAATTTTAGATAAAGCCACAAAAAGATTATATAAAAATCTAAGTGAAACCGTTTTACAGCGGCGTAGAGAACAAACAAATCGTGCTATTAATGAAGCAGATTTGCGAAAAAGGTTCTTCACATTCTGGTCAGAAAGACCCGATAGGTGTCAAAGTTTATTCAATGAGTTAATAACACAAATACTAGGTGAATTTCTCCCTCAAGCACGTATATGTCGTGTTGATCGGGAGATTAAAGCGATCAAGGAGGATAACACAAAAAAGTACGAGAGCCAGATTGAGGCATATAAAAAAACTGTTTGTGATATAGATTTACAGCGAACGCAACTACAACCACTGGAGGAAAATGAATCTTTTCGTAAACAAGAAACTCAGCAGAAACGCAACAAGGTCAATCAATACATCCATGAATTTAAAAAAGACACTAGCAATTCTTTTCATAAATATTCAGAAAAACTACTAAATGTCGATGCTGTAGAACAGATTATCCGAAATAAGTACACTGACAAAAAAGAAGCAAAGGAATATCTTGCGGGTTATCTAGTAGAAAAACTTCAAAACGAGACGGAAAATATCATCAAAACCAATTCCGAAAAATTAAAACCTGAGATAGAAGCTTTCCTCGACTCATACCAAGAGGCTTTACTTAAACTGCCAAATTTAGATATATCTATCGAGATACCCTTCGATGCTAAAGGTGCTTTTCTAAGTGGGCTTGCTGGTCTAGGCAGCTTTGGAGCTTTGGCTACTTGGGCAGCAGCGCTTGGGAATCTTGGTGGTTACATTTTAGTTGCTAAATTCGTTAGTCTTTTGTCAGCACTTGGCATTAGTTTTGGTTTCAGTAGCGGTACTGCTGGGATAATGGCTTTGGTATCGCTTTTTCAATGTGGAGTTTTTTTGGAGAATCTTGGCAGAAGCGTTTAG
- the gatC gene encoding Asp-tRNA(Asn)/Glu-tRNA(Gln) amidotransferase subunit GatC — MIDREQVHKVALLARLDLTPEEEDQFTTQMGSILDYFEQLSELDVSNVQPTTRAIDVSNVTRADQLQPYSDRETILNQAPDQEGDFFKVPQIMSAE, encoded by the coding sequence ATGATTGATCGTGAGCAAGTTCACAAAGTTGCCCTTCTCGCACGCCTAGATTTAACGCCTGAAGAAGAAGATCAGTTTACTACCCAAATGGGCAGCATTCTGGACTACTTTGAACAGCTAAGTGAACTAGATGTCAGTAATGTTCAACCCACTACAAGGGCAATTGATGTTAGTAACGTTACAAGAGCAGATCAACTGCAACCTTATAGCGATCGCGAAACAATTTTGAATCAAGCACCAGATCAAGAAGGTGACTTTTTTAAAGTTCCTCAAATAATGAGTGCAGAATAA
- the glyQ gene encoding glycine--tRNA ligase subunit alpha: MNFQSVVSTLHQFWSDRGCLIAHPYDTEKGAGTMNPHTFLRALGPEPWSVAYVEPCRRPTDGRYGENPNRYQHYYQYQVLIKPSPDNIQEIYLDSLRALGIRPEDHDIRFVEDNWEAPTVAAWGVGWEVWLDGMEITQFTYFQQCGGIDCRPVSIEITYGLERLSMYLQQVDAFTKISWTDQVTYGDVHLQGEVEQCTYNFEASNAEMLLTLFNLYEQEAEQLCGRGLALPSLDYVLKCSHTFNLLQARGVISVTERTRYIGRIRNLARRIAQLYLQQREALGFPMCKTQNAA, encoded by the coding sequence GTGAATTTTCAATCGGTTGTTTCTACTTTGCACCAGTTTTGGAGCGATCGCGGTTGCTTGATTGCCCATCCATACGACACGGAAAAAGGGGCAGGCACGATGAACCCTCATACGTTCTTAAGGGCATTGGGACCAGAGCCTTGGTCGGTGGCTTATGTGGAGCCTTGCCGTCGCCCGACAGATGGACGTTATGGGGAAAATCCCAACCGTTATCAGCACTATTACCAATATCAAGTGCTAATTAAGCCTTCTCCAGATAATATTCAAGAGATTTATTTGGATTCGTTGAGAGCTTTAGGGATTCGTCCTGAAGATCACGATATTAGGTTTGTTGAAGATAACTGGGAGGCTCCTACAGTTGCAGCTTGGGGGGTAGGCTGGGAAGTTTGGCTAGACGGGATGGAAATTACGCAGTTTACCTACTTTCAACAGTGTGGGGGAATTGACTGTCGCCCTGTGTCTATTGAAATCACCTATGGGTTGGAACGATTATCAATGTATCTTCAGCAGGTAGATGCTTTTACCAAAATTAGCTGGACTGACCAAGTAACTTATGGAGATGTTCATCTTCAAGGAGAGGTGGAGCAGTGTACTTACAATTTTGAGGCTTCTAATGCTGAGATGTTGTTGACTTTGTTTAACTTATATGAGCAAGAGGCGGAGCAACTATGCGGGCGTGGTTTAGCTTTACCAAGCTTGGACTATGTTTTAAAGTGTTCTCATACTTTTAACTTGTTACAGGCTAGGGGTGTAATATCTGTAACTGAGCGGACGCGCTATATTGGCAGAATTCGGAATTTAGCACGACGAATTGCCCAGCTTTACTTGCAGCAAAGGGAGGCTTTAGGGTTTCCAATGTGTAAAACACAAAATGCTGCTTAA